The genomic window GAACGTTGGCGCGTTACAAAAAGCTCTACACAGATTTTGGCTTTCAGGTGTCCACGTTCGAAGGATGGCTGGACCTGAACGACATCAAAACGGGGGGGCCGCTGGCCGCGCTGCAAACCGGGCGTTTCATCCAGACAATCCGCAATTTCGCGGCACAGGGGATCGAGGTCTATTGTTACAACTGGATGGCCAATATTGGCTGGAAACGAACACAGGTGGACGCGGTGACGCGCGGCGGGGCTTTGACCACGATCTATGACCACCGGGTTTCCGAAGCCTCCCCCGAGGCCAAACTGCCCCCGGAAGTTCGCGCGGTGGATTTGTGGAGCACACTGGAACGCTTTTTGGACCAGGTCCTGCCGATCTGTGAGGCCGAGGGGGTCAAGCTGGCCATGCACCCCGACGACCCGCCACTCGAACGCATATTCGATGTCGAACGGATCATGGGCAGCATGGAGGCCTTTGAACGTTTGCTGGCCCTGTCTCCAAGCCCATCAAACGGCATCACGATGTGCCAAGGCAATTTCGCGGCCA from Rhodophyticola sp. CCM32 includes these protein-coding regions:
- a CDS encoding mannonate dehydratase, translating into MKIAMCLEPEVSPKWHYALQMGVTEAVAISDAGIALWDMGTLARYKKLYTDFGFQVSTFEGWLDLNDIKTGGPLAALQTGRFIQTIRNFAAQGIEVYCYNWMANIGWKRTQVDAVTRGGALTTIYDHRVSEASPEAKLPPEVRAVDLWSTLERFLDQVLPICEAEGVKLAMHPDDPPLERIFDVERIMGSMEAFERLLALSPSPSNGITMCQGNFAAMNADVPAAIRQLGRDGRIHFAHFRDIEGDAYHIEERFHDDGKTDMRASMQAYHDIGFAGAIRPDHAPVMYGEENTKPGYQGLGRIFAVGYMKGLIEGMTPTSNP